Within Mycobacterium heckeshornense, the genomic segment CAGGCGCTGTAACAGTCGATAGCCCAGTTCGGGCCGGGACTGCTCGCGTCCGCGGAACATGATTGTGACTTTGACCTTCGATCCCGCCTCCAGGAAACGGATGACATGGCCTTTCTTGGTTTCATAGTCGTGATCGTCGATCTTTGGTCGCAGCTTTTGTTCCTTGACGACGGTCTGCTGTTGGTTTCTGCGAGACTCGCGCGCCTTTTGTGCCGCCTCGTATTTGTACTTGCCGTAGTCCATGATCTTGCAGACCGGCGGTCTGGCGTTGGGGGCGACTTCGACGAGGTCGAGATCGGCGTCCGCGGCGACGCGGAGTGCATCTTCGATGCGCACGATGCCTACCTGCTCTCCTCCTGGACCGATCAATCGGACTTCAGGTACGCGGATGCGCTCGTTGACGCGGGTCTCAGTGCTGATGTGGCCTCCCTGTGTCGTATTGCCTCAATAGTGGCCGGCGCCGACTCGGCCGGGTGCAGCACGTGGTACCCGCCATCAGCAAAAAGGCCCTGCTGCAGCAGGGCCCTGATGCCGACCGGTCGCGGCGAGAGCCGCCTGCGCGCTGCGCAGAACAGGCAGGTTGCCTGTGACCGGACCACTGAGCCTTCCGGGGAGTTCCCGTGGCCAGCGGTGGGAGTGGGACTCCACTTGCTGTCCCCGGTCTTCGCCGGGACGGTCGCATCGGCCAGTTTAGCAGTCATGATGTGTTTAGCGGGACCGATGCCTGGCCACGCCGCGACCACGTCGCACGCCTGTCCCAGGTTTAGCGAATATCCTCGCGGTCTGTGACCGTAACCACGAGCCGGCCGGCCTCCCGGTACCACTGGGTTCCGGCGGCAGCCGGCTGGACCGTCGGTGTCATCGCCACCCTGTCGCTGGTGGCAAGCGTGTCACCGCTGATCCGGTGGGTCATCAAGGTCCCGCGAGAGTTCATCAACGACTACGTTTTCAACTTTCCCGACACCAGCTTCGCGTGGTCGTTTGTGCTGGCATTGCTGGCCGGCGCGTTAACGGCGCGCAAGCGCATCGCCTGGTGGGCGCTGCTGGGCAACCTGCTCATTGCCGCCGGACTGAACGTCGCGGACCTGGCGGCGGGCGACAACACCCGGCTGGAAACCTTCGGCGAGAATCTCGGGCTTGCCCTGCACGTGGCCGCGATCATCCTGCTGGTCTTGGCCTACCGGGAGTTCTGGGCCAAGGTGCGCCGCGGCGCGCTGTACAAGGCGGCCGGGGTTCTGCTCGCCGGGTGGGCGATCGCGATCCTGCTGTCCTGGGGGCTGGTCGAGTTGTTTCCCGGCTCGCTGGCTCGCCAGGACCGGTTGCCATACGTCGTCAACCGGGTCATCGGGTTCGCCCTGGCCGACCCGGACCTGTTTCACGGCAGGCCGGACGTCATCCTCAACGCGCTGTTCGGGTTGTTCGGCGCGCTGGCGCTGATCGCCGCGGCGATCGTGCTGTTTCAATCCCAGCGCGCCGAAAACGCACTCACCGGCGAAGACGAATCCGCGATCCGCGGGCTGCTCGAGTTGTACGGACACAACGACTCCCTGGGCTACTTTGCGACCCGCCGCGACAAGTCTGTGGTGTTCGCCCCCAACGGGCGCGCCGCCATCACCTACCGGGTGGAGGTCGGCGTCTGCCTCGCCAGCGGCGATCCCATCGGCGATCCCAACGCGTGGCCGCAGGCCATTGACGCATGGTTGCAGTTGTGCCAGTCCTACGGCTGGGCGCCGGGTGTCATGGGCGCGAGTTCACAAGGTGCCCAAGCCTTTCGGCGCGCCGGCTTGAACGCCTTGGAACTCGGCGATGAAGCCATTCTGCACACCGCGGACTTCAAACTGTCCGGCCCGCAGATGCGCAGCGTGCGCCAGGCCGTCACGCGGGCCCGACGCGCCGGGCTGACCGTGCGCATCCGTCGGCACCTGGAGATCTCCCCTGACGAGATGGTGCACGTCATCGAACGCGCGGACGCGTGGCGGGACACCGAAACCGAGCGTGGCTTCTCGATGGCCTTGGGCCGGCTCGGCGACCCCGCCGACTCCGATTGCTTGCTGGTCGAGGCGTTGCGGCCCGACCACGACGTGGTGGCGATGCTGTCGCTGGTGCCCTGGGGGCACACCGGGGTGTCCCTCGATCTCATGCGCCGATCACCGCAATCCCCTAACGGCACCATCGAACTCATGGTCAGCGAACTGGCCCTACACGCTGAACGTCTTGGCATTAGCCGTATTTCACTGAACTTCGCGATGTTCCGCTCCGCATTCGCGCAGGGTGCCCAGTTGGGTGCCGGACCCATCGCACGGTTGTGGCGCGGACTGCTGGTGTTCCTGTCGCGCTGGTGGCAGTTGGAGACGCTGTACCGCTCGAACGAGAAATACCAACCGGAATGGGTGCCTCGGTACGCCTGCTACGAGGACGCACGGATGATCCCGCGTGTCGGCGTGGCATCGGTCATCGCCGAGGGGTTTCTCGTGTTGCCTTTCACCCGGCGGAACAGGCAGCACACCGGCCACCATCCTTCGGTGCCCCGGGCATTAGCGGCGAGTGGACTGTTGCACCAGGACGGCAGCGCCCCGGATCTGTCCGCCCTGCGGCGGATTCAGGTCTCCGGGGCCGAAGAGCCGCGGGCCCGGCTGCCCGAGCAGATGCGGGTGCGGCTGGATAAGCTGAAGACGTTGCAGGGCAAGGGCATTGACGCCTATCCGGTGGGCTGCCCGCCCAGTCATACCGTCGCCCAGGCGTTGGCAGCCGATGACCAGGCCGGGGTTTCGGTGTCGGGCCGCGTGCTGCGTATCCGCGACTTCGGTGGCGTGCTGTTTGCGCAACTGCGCGACTGGTCAGCTGAAATGCAGCTGCTGCTTGATAATTCGCTGCTGGATACGGGCCGTGCCGCGGACTTCACCAGAGTGGTTGATCTCGGCGATTTGGTCGAAGTCGCCGGCCACATGGGGTACAGCAAGACCGGCACGCGCTCGCTGCTGGTCCGCCGATGGCGGCTGATCGGCAAGTGCCTGCGTCCGCTGCCCAACAAGTGGAAGGGACTCACCGACGCCGAGGCCCGGGTGCGTACCCGCTACCTGGACCTGGCAGTCAACGTCGAATCGCGTGAGTTGATCACCGTGCGCAGCAGGGTGCTGCGTTCGCTGCGGGAGACGTTGTTCGCCAAGGGGTTTGTCGAAGTCGAGACGCCGGTGCTGCAGCAGATCCACGGCGGCGCCAGCGCGCGTCCGTTCATCACCCACATCAACAGCTACGACATGGACCTGTACCTGCGGATCGCACCCGAGCTCTACTTGAAGCGGCTGTGTGTCGGCGGTGTTGAGCGCGTGTTTGAGCTGGGCCGGGCGTTTCGCAACGAAGGCGTCGACTTCAGCCACAACCCTGAATTCACGCTGCTGGAGGCATACCAGGCGCACGCGGACTATCGGACCTGGGTTGACGGCACCCGGGAGCTGATCCAAAACGCCGCCGAGGCGGCGCACGGTGAACCGATTGTGCTGCGTCCGGCGGGCGACGGCAACAGCCATAAGCCGGTCGATATCTCCGGCACGTGGCCGGTGAAGACCGTGCATGAAGCGGTGTCCGAGACGCTCGGTGAATACATCGACGCCGACACCGACTTGGCGACACTGCGCAAGCTGGCCGACGCCGCCAACATCCCGTATCTGCGGCGCTGGGACGCTGGGGCGCTGGTGCTGGAGCTCTACGAGCATCTGGTCGAGGCCCGAACCGAGGAGCCCACCTTCTACATCGACTTCCCGATCTCGGTTTCGCCGCTGACCCGGCCGCACCGCAGCAAGCGCGGTGTGGCCGAACGCTGGGATCTGGTGGCCTGGGGCGTCGAGCTCGGCACCGCCTACACCGAGCTCACCGACCCGGTCGAGCAGCGCCGCCGCCTGCAGGAGCAATCGTTGCGAGCCGCGGGCGGCGATCCCGAGGCCATGGAGCTTGACGAGGATTTCCTGCAGGCGATGGAATACGCGATGCCGCCCACCGGCGGTCTGGGCATGGGGGTCGACCGCCTCGTCATGCTCATCACCGGGCGCAGCATCCGCGAGACCCTCCCGTTCCCCTTGGCCAAGCCGCGATGAACCGTTGTGCACATGCGCCAGAATGAACGGCAATGAACGATGTGCCAGTTTCGTCGACGACGATTGCCGCGCCGCTGCTGGTCGGTCAGCACACCTCGCTGATGCACGGGTGGCTGCCGGTCACGATCCAGGCGCTGACCGCGGTCGTGCTGGTGTTGGCGGTCGGGCGGCGGTCGCGCCGCTGGTGGATGCTGAGGCTTCCGGTCGCGGTGGTTGTGGGACTCGCGGTCGCGGTGGGGGTGCGATGGTTTATCGACACCGACGGTCTTGCTGACGATCCGGCGCCGCTCACCCTGTGGCTGTGGGTTGCGCTGACCGGTGCCGCCGCAGCGGCGTTGCTGCTGGGCTGGCGCAGCGCACACTGGTGGCGACGCGCGGCGTCGATCGGGGCAGTGCCGCTGTGCTTGCTGAGCGCCGCGCTGGCGCTCAACGAGTGGGTGGGATATTTCCCGACGGTGCAGGCGGCGTGGAACCAGGTCACCGCCGGTCCGCTGCCGGACCAGACCGACAAGACGACCATCGCGGCGATGGCCGGCAAGCCGGCGCTTCCGCCCCGCGGCAGCGTGGTCCCGGTGATCATCCCCGCCGATGCGTCTCATTTCAAGCATCGCGGCGAGCTGGTGTACCTGCCGCCGGCATGGTTTGCCAGCACGCCGCCGCCGCGGCTACCCACCGTGATGATGATCGGCGGTGAGTTCAACACACCGGCCGATTGGCTGCGCGCCGGAAATGCGGTGACGACCATCGACGAGTTCGCTGCGGCTCATGGCGGCAACGCGCCGGTGTTCGTGTTCGTGGACTCCGGGGGCGCGTTCAACAACGACACCGAATGCGTAAACGGCAGCCGCGGCAACGCCGCCGACCATCTCACCAAAGACGTGCCACCCTTCATGGTGTCGACCTTCGGCGTTAGCCCGGATCGGTCCAACTGGGGAGTCGTCGGCTGGTCGATGGGCGGAACGTGTGCGGTGGATCTGACCGTGATGCATCCGGAGCTGTTCAGCACGTTTGTCGACATCGCCGGTGACCTCGGCCCCAGTTCGGGAACCAGGGCACAGACCATCGCCCGGTTGTTCGGCGGAAATGCCGACGCGTGGGCCGCCTTCGACCCGACCACCGTGATCAAACGGCACGGTTCCTACACCGGAGTTTCCGGCTGGTTCGCGGTCAACTCGGACGGCGCGGTGAGGTCGCACCGCAGTCTCACGGCGGTCGGCACCGCCGACGGGGTTGGCCACGCCACAGCCGCTCACCCCAATGAGCAGGCCGTGGCCGCCGAATCGCTGTGCACGCTGGGTCGCGCCCACGGCATCGACTGTGCCGTGATCGCCCAACCCGGCAAACACGACTGGCCGTTCGCGGGCCGGGCTTTCACGACCGCATTGCCATGGCTGGCCGGCCAGGTGGGTACTCCTAGTGTGGCGCGAATCCCCTTGCCCAGCTTGTCGTCTCCCGCTGTCCCACCGCCAGCCGCACCTGCCCGGGGGGCGTTGGGACACGGCGCCCAGAAGTAGCGTCGATGACGTCGGCCGGTCTTGCGACTAATCGCCGGTCTGCCCGGCGGTTTCGAGCAGACCCGCCCGCTCGACGGTCAGCAGGCTTTCTGTTCGATGCTCTTCGCGGTAGGCTTCGCCGCCGCCGTTGAGCCCGAAAAGCCGTTTGCTCCACAGCAGCCACACCACCGCGACGACATTGATCAGAAATGCGGTAACCCGAAGAGCCGTCACCTTTTCAGTGAGCTCGTAGATCTCCAGAGGCAGGAACACACTGGTGGCGACCACCGCGAAATACTCGCCCCATCGCGCCACCAGCCACAGCCCGACAGCTTCGACAAACTCGATCGCGGCGTACACGGCGAACCCGATCGCGATCCACAGGAACGTCGACGACGACAGCGTGAAGAGGTGGGCGATATGGCGAACGATTTTCGAGTTGTCCGGATCCCATCCGATCTGGTTGGCCAACGGTCGAATCAACGGAAGGTCCTGGTCGAACGCTTGCTGCAGCCGTGTCCGCCGCCCACGAATCTCAACTACACCGAGCGCCAGCACCACAAACACGGCGCCGCGAATCGCGCGTTCGACCGCCAGCGCTCGCATCAACGTCCGGTCTCTCAGCAATCTCCCGCGCGGGATCTCCGGAGCGGTGTCGGCCGGACCGCTCCGCCGCGGAGGGCCGACCACAAACGTTTCGCAGCGCAAACACCGCCATGCCTCACCCGCCGGAGTGTCGGCCTTTAGCCGGTCGCGTAGCCGCGGCTCATCGGGGGCAAACGTCGCATGCCCGCGCAGCCCGCACGATCGCAGGGCGAAATCAATCATGAGAGCACGCTATGTCACCAGCGGCTGACCCGCAGCCGGGTCTGGTTCGTCGACAGCCGAGGTTTCCGCGGGTAGCGGCGCGGCAGGTCCAGATGCCTGACCGGCCGAACCTATCCCCTACCGGTCCTCCAGATGACGCCGGCATCCGAAATGGCTGACCCCGATACCGGATACCACGCCTCGGGCGTACCGACATTCGATTCGCTGGGCGAGCCGACGAACTCATGTTCTGGTTCGACAGCGTGCGAATCGCGATTGTCCACGGCAGCGCCGAGCTGAGGCTGCTGTGCCGAGTGTGCAGCTTGTAAGCGCGATTTCGCCGATTTGTCGAGCACAACCTGCACACTCGGCGCGATAAGACGCGCTACGCGCCGACCAAGCGGCGCCGGTTGGGCCGCGGCGCCGCGTTGACCGGCACCCCCAGTATCTCGGCCAGGAACTTGCCGGTGTAACTCTGCGGTACCGCCGCGACGTCCTCGGGTGTGCCTTGCGCCACGATCGTTCCGCCCTCGGCACCACCCTCCGGCCCCATGTCGATGATCCAGTCCGACGTCTTGATCACATCCAGGTTGTGCTCGATGACGATCACCGTATTGCCTTTGTCCACAAGGCCGTTGAGGACGCGGAGCAGTTTGCGGATGTCATCGAAATGCAGCCCGGTGGTGGGCTCGTCGAGGATGTAAACGGTGCGACCGGTGGAGCGCTTCTGCAGTTCGGAGGCCAGCTTTACCCGTTGCGCCTCACCGCCGGACAGGGTCGGCGCCGGCTGCCCGAGTCGCACATAACCGAGGCCAACGTCCACCAGCGTGCGCAGATACCGGTGGATGCCGGTGATCGGCGCGAAAAAATCCTCGGCTTCCTCGATCGACATGTCGAGCACCTCGGCGATGGTCTTGCCCTTGTAGTGCACCTCGAGGGTTTCCCGGTTGTAGCGCGCACCATGGCACACCTCGCAGGGCACATACACATCCGGCAGAAAGTTCATTTCGATTTTGATGGTGCCGTCACCCGAACATGCTTCGCAGCGGCCGCCTTTGACGTTGAACGAGAACCGGCCCGGCCGATAGCCGCGGACCTTCGCCTCGGTGGTGGCGGCGAACAGGGTCCGGATCTTGTCGAATACGCCGGTGTAGGTGGCCGGGTTGGAGCGTGGTGTGCGTCCGATCGGCGACTGGTCGACTTGCACCAGTTTGTCGACGTGATCGAGCCCGGTGACCCGGGTGTGGCGGCCCGGAACTTGGCGGGCGCCGTTGAGTTTGTTGGCCAGCACCGCGGCCAGGATGTCGTTGACCAGTGTGGACTTTCCGGAGCCGGAGACGCCGGTCACCGAGGTAAACACCCCGAGCGGGAAGGATACGTCGATATCGCGCAGATTGTGCTCCCGGGCGCCCACGACGGTGAGCCGGCGCCGCTTGTCGACGGGCCGCCGAATTGCCGGTACCTCAATACTTTCCGCACCGGACAGGTAGGCGCCGGTGATCGAGTTCTTATTGTGCAGCAGTTCGTCGTAGGGTCCGCTGTGCACGATCTGGCCGCCGTGCTCCCCGGCCCCCGGGCCGATGTCGACGATCCAGTCGGCATGTGCGATCGTGTCCAAGTCGTGTTCGACGACGATCAGCGTGTTACCTAAATCCCTTAAGCGGGTGAGCGTTTCGATGAGACGGCGGTTGTCGCGCTGGTGCAGGCCGATTGACGGCTCGTCGAGAACGTAGAGCACCCCCACCAAGCCAGAACCGATCTGCGTCGCCAGCCGGATGCGTTGTGCTTCACCGCCGGCCAGCGTTGCGGCAGGCCGAGACAGCGACAGGTAGTCCAACCCGACGTCGAGCAAGAAACCCAGCCGCGACAGGATTTCCTTGAGCACCTGTCCGGCGATGGCTTGTTGACGGGGATCGAGGGTGAGGTGCCGCAGAAAGTCTGCGCAGTCCGAGATCGACAGATCGCACACTTCGGCGATGGACTTCTTGCCCCGGTCCCCTGCGGCGAGCGTCACCGCCAGGATCTCCGGCTTGAGCCGCGTACCCCGGCATACCGGGCACGGCACGTCGCGCATGAAACCCTCGTAGCGTTCCTTCATCATGTCCGACTCGGTCTGCTGCATTTTGCGTTGCAGGAACGCCATCACGCCTTCGAAGTCGGTGTAATACGACCGGGTGCGGCCGTAGCGGTTGCGATAGCGAACGTGCACCTGTTCGTCGCAGCCTTCGAGGATCGCCTTGCGCGCCTTCGCCGGAAGCTTGCGCCACGGGGTGTCCACGTCGAAGCCCATCGCCTCGCCGAGCCCGGCCATCATCCGGGTGAAGTAGTCGGCGGCATGCCCCACAGACCAGGGTGCCACCGCGCCCTGGGCCAACGTGAGTTCCGGGTCGGGCACCACCAGGTCGGGGTCGACCTCCTTGCGGATGCCCAGCCCGGTGCATTCGGGGCA encodes:
- the infC gene encoding translation initiation factor IF-3, which produces MSTETRVNERIRVPEVRLIGPGGEQVGIVRIEDALRVAADADLDLVEVAPNARPPVCKIMDYGKYKYEAAQKARESRRNQQQTVVKEQKLRPKIDDHDYETKKGHVIRFLEAGSKVKVTIMFRGREQSRPELGYRLLQRLGADVADYGFVETAAKQDGRNMTMVLAPHRGAKTRARAARQAVAPMPEPPHNGDTER
- the lysX gene encoding bifunctional lysylphosphatidylglycerol synthetase/lysine--tRNA ligase LysX, with product MTVTTSRPASRYHWVPAAAGWTVGVIATLSLVASVSPLIRWVIKVPREFINDYVFNFPDTSFAWSFVLALLAGALTARKRIAWWALLGNLLIAAGLNVADLAAGDNTRLETFGENLGLALHVAAIILLVLAYREFWAKVRRGALYKAAGVLLAGWAIAILLSWGLVELFPGSLARQDRLPYVVNRVIGFALADPDLFHGRPDVILNALFGLFGALALIAAAIVLFQSQRAENALTGEDESAIRGLLELYGHNDSLGYFATRRDKSVVFAPNGRAAITYRVEVGVCLASGDPIGDPNAWPQAIDAWLQLCQSYGWAPGVMGASSQGAQAFRRAGLNALELGDEAILHTADFKLSGPQMRSVRQAVTRARRAGLTVRIRRHLEISPDEMVHVIERADAWRDTETERGFSMALGRLGDPADSDCLLVEALRPDHDVVAMLSLVPWGHTGVSLDLMRRSPQSPNGTIELMVSELALHAERLGISRISLNFAMFRSAFAQGAQLGAGPIARLWRGLLVFLSRWWQLETLYRSNEKYQPEWVPRYACYEDARMIPRVGVASVIAEGFLVLPFTRRNRQHTGHHPSVPRALAASGLLHQDGSAPDLSALRRIQVSGAEEPRARLPEQMRVRLDKLKTLQGKGIDAYPVGCPPSHTVAQALAADDQAGVSVSGRVLRIRDFGGVLFAQLRDWSAEMQLLLDNSLLDTGRAADFTRVVDLGDLVEVAGHMGYSKTGTRSLLVRRWRLIGKCLRPLPNKWKGLTDAEARVRTRYLDLAVNVESRELITVRSRVLRSLRETLFAKGFVEVETPVLQQIHGGASARPFITHINSYDMDLYLRIAPELYLKRLCVGGVERVFELGRAFRNEGVDFSHNPEFTLLEAYQAHADYRTWVDGTRELIQNAAEAAHGEPIVLRPAGDGNSHKPVDISGTWPVKTVHEAVSETLGEYIDADTDLATLRKLADAANIPYLRRWDAGALVLELYEHLVEARTEEPTFYIDFPISVSPLTRPHRSKRGVAERWDLVAWGVELGTAYTELTDPVEQRRRLQEQSLRAAGGDPEAMELDEDFLQAMEYAMPPTGGLGMGVDRLVMLITGRSIRETLPFPLAKPR
- a CDS encoding alpha/beta hydrolase, with protein sequence MNDVPVSSTTIAAPLLVGQHTSLMHGWLPVTIQALTAVVLVLAVGRRSRRWWMLRLPVAVVVGLAVAVGVRWFIDTDGLADDPAPLTLWLWVALTGAAAAALLLGWRSAHWWRRAASIGAVPLCLLSAALALNEWVGYFPTVQAAWNQVTAGPLPDQTDKTTIAAMAGKPALPPRGSVVPVIIPADASHFKHRGELVYLPPAWFASTPPPRLPTVMMIGGEFNTPADWLRAGNAVTTIDEFAAAHGGNAPVFVFVDSGGAFNNDTECVNGSRGNAADHLTKDVPPFMVSTFGVSPDRSNWGVVGWSMGGTCAVDLTVMHPELFSTFVDIAGDLGPSSGTRAQTIARLFGGNADAWAAFDPTTVIKRHGSYTGVSGWFAVNSDGAVRSHRSLTAVGTADGVGHATAAHPNEQAVAAESLCTLGRAHGIDCAVIAQPGKHDWPFAGRAFTTALPWLAGQVGTPSVARIPLPSLSSPAVPPPAAPARGALGHGAQK
- a CDS encoding DUF2127 domain-containing protein; this translates as MIDFALRSCGLRGHATFAPDEPRLRDRLKADTPAGEAWRCLRCETFVVGPPRRSGPADTAPEIPRGRLLRDRTLMRALAVERAIRGAVFVVLALGVVEIRGRRTRLQQAFDQDLPLIRPLANQIGWDPDNSKIVRHIAHLFTLSSSTFLWIAIGFAVYAAIEFVEAVGLWLVARWGEYFAVVATSVFLPLEIYELTEKVTALRVTAFLINVVAVVWLLWSKRLFGLNGGGEAYREEHRTESLLTVERAGLLETAGQTGD
- the uvrA gene encoding excinuclease ABC subunit UvrA, producing MAERLIVKGAREHNLKSVDLDLPRDALIVFTGLSGSGKSSLAFDTIFAEGQRRYVESLSAYARQFLGQMDKPDVDFIEGLSPAVSIDQKSTNRNPRSTVGTITEVYDYLRLLYARAGTPHCPVCGERIARQTPQQIVDQVLAMPEGTRFQVLAPVVRTRKGEFVDLFEKLNTQGYSRVRVDGVVHPLTDPPKLKKQEKHDIEVVVDRLTVKPSAKQRLTESVETALSLADGIVVLEFVDHAHDAHNREQRFSEKLACPNGHALAVDDLEPRSFSFNSPYGACPECTGLGIRKEVDPDLVVPDPELTLAQGAVAPWSVGHAADYFTRMMAGLGEAMGFDVDTPWRKLPAKARKAILEGCDEQVHVRYRNRYGRTRSYYTDFEGVMAFLQRKMQQTESDMMKERYEGFMRDVPCPVCRGTRLKPEILAVTLAAGDRGKKSIAEVCDLSISDCADFLRHLTLDPRQQAIAGQVLKEILSRLGFLLDVGLDYLSLSRPAATLAGGEAQRIRLATQIGSGLVGVLYVLDEPSIGLHQRDNRRLIETLTRLRDLGNTLIVVEHDLDTIAHADWIVDIGPGAGEHGGQIVHSGPYDELLHNKNSITGAYLSGAESIEVPAIRRPVDKRRRLTVVGAREHNLRDIDVSFPLGVFTSVTGVSGSGKSTLVNDILAAVLANKLNGARQVPGRHTRVTGLDHVDKLVQVDQSPIGRTPRSNPATYTGVFDKIRTLFAATTEAKVRGYRPGRFSFNVKGGRCEACSGDGTIKIEMNFLPDVYVPCEVCHGARYNRETLEVHYKGKTIAEVLDMSIEEAEDFFAPITGIHRYLRTLVDVGLGYVRLGQPAPTLSGGEAQRVKLASELQKRSTGRTVYILDEPTTGLHFDDIRKLLRVLNGLVDKGNTVIVIEHNLDVIKTSDWIIDMGPEGGAEGGTIVAQGTPEDVAAVPQSYTGKFLAEILGVPVNAAPRPNRRRLVGA